In Gopherus evgoodei ecotype Sinaloan lineage chromosome 21, rGopEvg1_v1.p, whole genome shotgun sequence, a single window of DNA contains:
- the LOC115638131 gene encoding olfactory receptor 11A1-like, which yields MEKRKCGNQTSITEFNLLDFRNLHGLQILVFLLFLVIYIVTMAGNILIVVLVVADQHLHTPMYFFLGNLSCLETCYTSTILPRMLASLLTGDKTISFNGCIIQLYSFGFLVVTECFLLATMSYDRYLAICKPLHYSALMNGRFCLQLAAGSWVSGFLAITIIIFLMLQLTFCGPNEIDHFFCDFIPLLKLSCSDTQLISMVSLFLSFFDTFPPFLLTVASYIYIITSILRIPSTTGRQKAFSTCSSHLIVVTIFYGTLVIVYMLPKNNPLRDLNKVFSVFYTVLTPLLNPLIYSLRNKHVNMVLRKALSTFTGSSSQQV from the coding sequence atggagaaaagaaaatgtggaaatcaAACATCGATCACAGAATTCAATCTCCTGGATTTCAGGAATCTTCATGGACTGCAGATTCTTGTCTTCTTGCTGttcctagtgatctacattgttactatggctgggaacatcctcatcgttgtgctagttgtggctgatcagcatctgcacacccccatgtactttttcctggggaacttgtcctgcttggagacctgttacacctccaccatcctgcctaGGATGCTAGCCAGTCTCCTAACTGGGGACAAGACCATCTCATTTAATGGTTGTATCATACAGCTTTATTCTTTTGGTTTCCTAGTGGTGACTGAATGTTTTCTCCTGGCAacaatgtcttatgatcggtatttagcgatatgCAAACCCCTGCACTATTCAGCCCTTATGAATGGCAGGTTCTGTCTCCAGCTAGCAGCTGGGTCTTGGGTAAGTGGCTTTCTGGCTATTACTATAATTATATTTTTGATGTTGCAGTTAACgttctgtggccccaatgaaatagaccatttcttttgtgatttcattCCACTTCTTAAACTGTCCTGCAGTGACACACAACTGATTTCAATGGTAAGTTTATTCCTTTCCTTCTTCGAtacttttcccccttttctacTAACGGTGGCATCCTACATATATATCATCACCagcatcctgagaatcccttccaccactgggaggcaaaaggccttttccacatGCTCatcccacctcattgtggtgaccaTTTTCTATGGAACCTTAGTCATTGTCTACATGCTACCAAAAAACAACCCACTGAGAGACCTAAATAAAGtattctctgtcttctacactgTCCTGACTCCTCTGCTCAACCCCCTCATTTACAGCCTGAGAAATAAGCATGTAAATATGGTCCTGAGAAAAGCTCTTAGTACGTTCACTGGATCCAGTTCACAGCAGGTGTAA